From Synechococcus sp. A10-1-5-1, a single genomic window includes:
- a CDS encoding NAD(P)H-quinone oxidoreductase subunit F, which translates to MSAALPLPLQLIWLIPLYGFSGMLLSLPWATGWIKRNGPRPAAYLNLLVTLLAVIHGSVVISSVYEIGPQHVDLAWFQAADLDLRIGFDLSLTNLAALEFVATMSLICQVYALGYLDKEWSLARFYALIGFFEGAMSGVVLSSNLFMSYFLLEMLTLSTYLLVGFWYAQPLVVTAARDAFLTKRVGDVLLLMGVVALSAFAGSMEFTDLYDWAGNLKGTGALGPVGISLLGLGLIAGPMGKCAQFPMHLWLDEAMEGPNPASILRNSVVVTCGAIVLMKLMPIVRLSPVATDVLLAVGAISAIGGALVSLAQVDLKRAFSYSTTSYLGLVFIAIALQLPGIALLLLFAHGLARALQFMGVGSIIATTNCQDLTELGGIGTRMPATSLAFIIGSAGVVGLLPLGSFWCYGLMVNSLQDSAPGFAVVFLLTNLLTATNSTRVYRSLFLGQPLPKTKRAPEVNWLMALPMVSLSVIVLLLPAMMQRIDPVPGIASFSIAVGVAVSVSGLIGVVIGALIPLDQFWSRSTTPWVRTLQDLLAYDFYTPEIYNRTVVSLVANLAQFTRWFDLNVVKGMADGVGRLSMATANGLKLSVSGQMQSYVLTVLVAIVLLLGVLQIGRGG; encoded by the coding sequence TTGAGCGCTGCTCTTCCCCTTCCCCTGCAACTGATCTGGCTGATCCCGCTGTACGGGTTCAGCGGGATGCTCCTGTCGTTGCCCTGGGCGACTGGCTGGATTAAGCGGAACGGCCCTCGGCCTGCGGCGTACCTCAATCTTCTCGTCACCCTGCTAGCGGTGATCCACGGCAGCGTCGTGATCAGCTCGGTCTACGAGATCGGTCCTCAGCATGTCGATCTGGCGTGGTTTCAAGCCGCTGACCTGGACCTGCGCATTGGCTTCGATCTCTCGCTGACGAACCTCGCGGCATTGGAGTTCGTCGCGACGATGAGCCTGATCTGCCAGGTCTATGCGCTGGGCTACCTCGATAAAGAGTGGTCCCTGGCCCGCTTCTACGCCCTGATTGGCTTCTTTGAAGGGGCCATGAGCGGGGTGGTGCTCAGCAGCAACCTTTTTATGAGCTATTTCCTGCTGGAGATGCTCACCCTCTCCACCTACCTGCTGGTGGGGTTCTGGTACGCCCAGCCCCTGGTCGTGACCGCCGCCCGCGACGCCTTCCTGACCAAGCGCGTTGGAGATGTTCTGCTGCTGATGGGGGTGGTCGCACTCTCGGCCTTTGCAGGCTCGATGGAGTTCACCGACCTCTACGACTGGGCCGGCAACCTCAAAGGAACGGGTGCCCTCGGACCGGTCGGCATCAGCCTGCTGGGCCTGGGACTAATCGCAGGTCCGATGGGCAAATGTGCCCAATTCCCAATGCACCTCTGGCTCGATGAAGCCATGGAGGGACCGAACCCGGCCTCGATCCTGAGGAATTCCGTCGTGGTGACCTGCGGCGCCATTGTGCTGATGAAGCTGATGCCGATCGTTCGGCTCTCTCCGGTCGCAACAGACGTCTTATTGGCGGTGGGAGCGATCAGTGCCATCGGCGGAGCGCTGGTCTCCCTGGCCCAAGTCGACCTCAAACGCGCCTTCAGTTATTCGACAACCTCCTATCTAGGTCTCGTCTTCATCGCGATCGCCCTCCAGCTGCCAGGCATTGCCCTGCTCTTGCTCTTTGCCCATGGCCTGGCCCGGGCGCTGCAGTTCATGGGCGTTGGAAGCATCATCGCCACCACCAACTGTCAGGACCTGACCGAACTAGGCGGCATTGGCACCCGCATGCCAGCCACGTCCTTGGCCTTCATCATCGGCAGCGCCGGTGTGGTCGGACTCCTGCCCCTGGGTTCCTTCTGGTGCTACGGCTTGATGGTCAACAGCCTCCAGGACAGCGCCCCGGGCTTTGCGGTGGTTTTCTTGCTCACCAACCTGCTGACAGCCACGAACTCCACCCGGGTCTATCGCTCTCTGTTCCTTGGCCAGCCTCTGCCGAAGACCAAGCGTGCACCTGAGGTCAATTGGTTGATGGCCCTGCCAATGGTCAGCCTGAGCGTGATCGTGCTACTGCTGCCCGCGATGATGCAGCGCATCGATCCCGTACCAGGGATCGCCTCCTTCAGTATTGCGGTGGGCGTTGCGGTCTCGGTCTCCGGACTGATCGGCGTGGTGATTGGAGCCCTGATTCCCCTTGATCAGTTCTGGTCCCGCTCAACGACACCTTGGGTTCGAACCCTGCAGGACCTGCTGGCCTACGACTTCTACACACCGGAGATCTACAACCGCACGGTGGTGAGCCTGGTGGCCAACTTGGCGCAATTCACCCGCTGGTTTGATCTGAACGTGGTCAAAGGGATGGCCGATGGTGTGGGTCGCCTCTCGATGGCAACGGCCAACGGATTGAAGCTCAGTGTCAGCGGCCAGATGCAGAGCTACGTGCTCACAGTCCTTGTGGCCATCGTCTTGCTGCTCGGTGTTCTGCAGATCGGACGGGGTGGTTGA
- a CDS encoding ferritin-like domain-containing protein, which translates to MTMDAVHPRVLGFLGRALSLELTAVQQYMTQASLVGLWGDAASSERFREETVEEMQHAERIVQQMLSLGVAPAASQLQPVTHASDLVGLLEQNADLEQQLVSHYDEAVRFCRLVNDQNNAEFFQSLLEDEQHHMRDLESWLNELGGRRPRGYGRYGSRRRGSLQDRASF; encoded by the coding sequence ATGACCATGGACGCCGTCCATCCGCGCGTCCTGGGTTTTCTGGGGCGTGCCCTCAGCCTTGAGCTGACCGCTGTTCAGCAGTACATGACCCAGGCCTCCCTCGTGGGGCTCTGGGGTGATGCCGCATCGTCCGAACGGTTCCGAGAGGAAACGGTCGAAGAGATGCAGCACGCTGAACGAATTGTGCAGCAGATGCTCTCGCTTGGCGTGGCACCGGCCGCCTCACAGCTGCAGCCGGTGACCCATGCCAGCGATTTGGTCGGACTGCTTGAGCAGAACGCCGATCTGGAGCAGCAACTCGTCAGCCACTACGACGAAGCCGTTCGCTTCTGTCGCCTGGTGAATGACCAGAACAACGCTGAATTCTTCCAGTCCCTGCTGGAGGACGAGCAGCACCACATGCGTGACCTTGAAAGCTGGCTCAACGAGCTCGGTGGTCGCCGTCCCCGCGGTTATGGCCGTTACGGCTCCCGCCGCCGTGGGTCCCTGCAAGACCGCGCCTCGTTCTAA